In Diabrotica undecimpunctata isolate CICGRU chromosome 4, icDiaUnde3, whole genome shotgun sequence, a single genomic region encodes these proteins:
- the LOC140439027 gene encoding uncharacterized protein, which yields MDESGDFGSSYVKKNVRSKNTAVIGIQEPKRTTLYDIVCYNFDLIGRTTFIHRFIYAGFHNCGETAQAECLIARFSDIVNQTNRTNNIHENLTGFLVVTPKYFIHMIEGDEEAIYYHLKLLLGATDYQELLNNVKVFTLLTHVNRRLINDWGYYCGLPPQLFTNLVADKDEIYRITLACVLKLYSLSNFVATDPLFSTISAKSDTKVLQKLPERQEEKVPPSSSDVTLEETNPGFQYILSPGSGRKTSTALAETLISYLPEDEMVSYILTSDWPMNIEEYFKIAREVPQIYRDFTWPVPEDFIPFDVFDTTYDRITTLPKPDADKKTKSESTEIYVGEAEELGDLLEAIQIENNEIK from the exons atggatgAAAGCGGCGATTTCGGTAGTAGTTACGTTAAAAAAAATGTGAGATCAAAAAATACTGCTGTAATTGGTATTCAAGAACCAAAAAGAACAACTTTGTATGATATCGtttgttataattttgatttaattgGCAGG ACCACGTTTATACACCGATTTATTTATGCCGGTTTTCACAATTGCGGCGAGACAGCTCAAGCTGAATGTTTAATTGCCCGGTTCTCTGATATTGTCAATCAAACAAACAGAACTAACAATATCCACGAGAACCTGACAGGATTTCTGGTGGTCACCCCAAAGTATTTCATACATATGATAGAG gGAGACGAAGAAGCTATATATTATCATTTGAAATTGTTGTTAGGTGCTACAGATTATCAGGAGCTGTTGAACAATGTGAAGGTTTTTACGTTACTAACACATGTGAATAgg CGATTAATAAATGACTGGGGATATTACTGTGGACTCCCACCACAGCTATTTACCAACTTGGTTGCTGATAAAGACGAAATATATCGAATAACACTGGCCTGTGTACTAAAATTATACTCCCTGAGTAATTTTGTGGCTACAGATCCTTTATTTTCTACAATAAGTGCTAAATCAGACACGAAAGTGCTTCAAAAACTACCAGAACGCCAAGAGGAGAAGGTA CCACCAAGTAGCAGTGATGTTACGTTGGAGGAAACTAATCCTGGCTTCCAGTATATATTGTCGCCTGGAAGCGGTAGGAAAACAAGTACCGCATTAGCAGAAACACTTATATCTTATCTTCCAGAAGACGAAATGGTGAGTTATATTTTAACGTCAGATTGGCCTATGAACATTGAAGAATACTTtaaaattgctagggaagttccACAGATATATAGAG ATTTCACTTGGCCAGTACCAGAAGATTTTATCCCGTTCGATGTTTTTGATACAACTTATGACAGAATAACAACTTTGCCTAAACCAGATGCTGATAAAAAAACTAAGTCAGAAAGTACGGAAATCTATGTGGGAGAAGCAGAAGAATTGGGTGACTTACTTGAGGCAATacaaattgaaaacaatgaaataaaataa